A stretch of Chitinophaga caeni DNA encodes these proteins:
- a CDS encoding porin family protein has translation MKGNILITVLLSTVIGVGSSFSQTAPEIGFKAGLSIPNLTSGSSDNPISNGYSSRLDVDAAVHIEFHINGWFSIQPQFEYSSQGGKKDGTQAFTVPVEMMPLFPPGQAPPYLYATYKSEARMNYLLLPILAKFHPLLDKKWGAYVAIGPFVSYLLSAKNITKGSSMVYLDKEETQALVSSPQSFNSKDNIRNDLHHFNAGISGHLGVDCRIGNGKVFFEAGGNYGLIDIQKTEVNGKNKTGAAAINVGYQFQF, from the coding sequence ATGAAAGGTAATATTCTTATTACGGTTTTACTTTCAACAGTCATTGGTGTTGGGTCTTCATTTTCACAAACGGCCCCGGAAATCGGTTTTAAAGCCGGGCTGAGTATCCCGAATTTAACTTCCGGGAGTTCTGATAACCCGATCAGTAATGGGTACAGTTCTCGATTGGACGTTGATGCGGCCGTACATATTGAATTTCACATCAATGGCTGGTTCTCTATTCAACCGCAGTTTGAATATTCCTCACAAGGTGGAAAAAAGGATGGTACACAAGCCTTTACGGTACCCGTGGAAATGATGCCGCTATTTCCTCCCGGGCAGGCGCCCCCGTATTTGTATGCTACCTATAAAAGCGAAGCACGGATGAATTACCTGTTGCTCCCTATTTTAGCAAAATTTCATCCTCTCCTAGATAAAAAATGGGGGGCCTATGTTGCTATAGGTCCCTTTGTAAGCTACCTGTTAAGTGCTAAAAACATAACGAAAGGTTCCAGCATGGTTTACCTCGACAAAGAAGAAACACAAGCCCTGGTTTCCAGTCCCCAGTCATTCAATAGCAAAGATAATATCAGGAATGATTTGCATCATTTTAATGCTGGAATCAGCGGGCACCTGGGAGTGGATTGTAGAATAGGGAATGGAAAGGTCTTTTTTGAAGCCGGCGGCAATTATGGGCTGATCGATATACAGAAGACGGAGGTGAATGGTAAGAATAAAACCGGGGCAGCCGCGATAAATGTCGGCTATCAATTCCAGTTTTAA